atatgtatcacgatacttgagtcacgatacgatacatatcacgatactcgAGTCACGATAccatacgtatcacgatactcgagtcacgatacgatatttattgtgatattacGATGTTGTGATATTCTTCATCGTTTGCTGAGaagttttatatattgtttatcACTATATCGACATTTCTTTCCCACCACTAActtaaatgtttccatgttttatgaaaggaaaacagtttcTAGGCCAAACAGTTTTAATCTAACcactaaaaaaaagactttagtCAGATCAGGTTCTATTTCATAAAGAATTACACGGAGCAAACTGTGATTTTAGATTTAGTAGAAACGCTGTTGATGCTGAGGGAGATGTttagatatttattatttatttgttgcccCTGTaacgttgtgtgtttttgtgttgctgcgtTGTGCGCTGCCCCCTACAGGTGACCCAAACAGCCCACCTGGCCCGGGACCGTCCGTCCTCCACGATGTccccggcggcggcggcggcggcgtcgtCCTGTTCGCGCTGACGGCTTCGTCCCCGGAGCCGTGCAGAGGGAGGcggccggcggcggcggcgagcTCGCTAGCATGCGGCACTGGCCCGGCGTTTCcaggagggggcggagctacTGAGGCCGCCGAGGCGACCATGGACGACTTCTCCACGCGGACGTACGGCACCAGCGGCCTGGACAACAGACCCCTGTTCGGGGAGACGTCGGCTCGGGTGAGAGCTTCACCTCATCCTCGGCGTCCGGactctttcatttattcattctaacTCGTGTCTTCGTCACAGGATCGATTCATCAACATTGCAGTGGGCGGGTTCACGTCTCTGGTCGTTCTGGTGAGATGACGTTTGTAAAGAGAAGctcctggtttatttatttatttatttgttcgtTTCCGTTCTAAAAGGATTCGTGTCTTCGGTTTTTCCTCAGCTGACGCTGATCTGCTCGTTCCTGTTCCCGTCGCTGCCTCCGCGGCCGCTCAACGTCTTCTTCGCCGTGTGCATCCTGTTAGTCTGCGGCTCCACCATCGTACTGgtaacacctcctcctcctcctcctcctcatgtacCTGCTGCTAGCAGCGGTTAGCGCCTCCTGCTAACTCTACACTTACTCTtcgttctcttcttcttctcctcccctcagATATTCTGGTACCGGCAGGGAGATCTGGAGCCTAAATTCAGGAACCTGATCTACTACATGCTGGCGTCCATCGTGCTGCTGTGTCTATGTGCCAACCTCTACTTCCACGATGTCAGGTGAAGACgacgaagacgaggaggaggaggaggaagaggaggaggaggaggaagaagggacGACATGGCCTTGGTGAAAGGAAGGAGGACAATGcgtagagagagagacacggaCCAACAGAGAcgtttgaccaaaaaaaaaaacacaaactttcctttttcttctttttttgttttttaaacacgTTTCTCACACTAGCTTGAACCTTGCAAAGGATTGTGGGACGGAAACCGACCGGTGAGACTTGTTGAATCATCAAAAAATAATTGTGTATGAATCATGACGTCCTGGAAGCTTCTTTAAGCGAACGTCttctcagaggaggaggaggaggaggaggaaccgcGACAAAACCGGttcaaaaagacaaatttaGGACAATTTGTTTCATccaaactctaaaaaaaaaaaaaaaaaaaaaggcctcgtTCAGACGGGATCAACGCTGCAGACGGAGCCGAGACGTTAGCGTCAGGTCGGCGTTAAAAACCATGAACTGCTCAGAAGTTGCTTGagatttgtttgtatttttaagttGGTGGTTGCGCTGCTAACGGCTAATTCTGCTACGTTTTAAAGGACGAAGataaagaaatgtttctgaatCCTCTGGAGACGCGAGTCGAGTCTGAGTGGATCTTACAAACGATGCGTTCAGGTGTCACGGGACGGAGCGGATTTTTCCTTCAAACTGGATTCAAAGAGCGAACTCACGGCTTCTGTTcacgttttctttctttgcttcttcCTGATTCTCTGGAATTTATCACgttataaatttaaatgaatcctTGGTTGCGTTAAAACCCCTAAAACGTTTGTTTTTTCCGGCTTTAGCACTTTTAATCCCGCTGCGTTCAGACCAGAGCTTCTAAGTTTGAGAAGAGGAAACACTATGAAACGTGTTTGGTGGAAATGATGAAGACGAGCTGACGAACTCTTCGTTGGTTAAAAGCCATTAAAACGACGTCGGGTCCTTTTTGGGGCCGAGAACAGAAACGTGACCGAACACCGAGCTTTTCTTTATCGTCCAGCTTCAAACTGTGaactgcttcttttatttttcttttttatttctgcagctgtaggttttttttttcccgtacTGTAACTGACACAAAGAAACAGTTTCTACGAAAAACCTCGCCACAACTTTAGGATTGTCAAAGCCAtaagtttctcttttcttttctttttttttaatttaatattttatggaATAAATAATTGTGTACCCTCACTGACACCTGgactctctgttttcttttcaccagtgatatttttaatgaataacaTCTAGaatatttaacaaatttaaaatatattaaatgtgaaaaataaagttttcatttcttcaggGGAGTTTCTAATATTTaatagttgaaaaaaaaattaaataaaacttttagcTTCCGTACTTCAACCACAgcctaatttaaataaatgtataatattcaaattatttatttgctgattacagatatttatattttatttaaagttataaccttaactttttatttttagaggaatttctaatatttaacattaaaataaatttagaaTATTCTATGAATTTGGTTCCTTCGCAGTGATGTTTCTATAATATTAattagatttatttcattttttaaattattacttaaattattttaaatgtgaaaactaaaccttaaattttaataatttttttagaaggatttgtaatatttaaatgttgaaaaatataggaaaaataaataaataaaaccctgacCTCCCATATTTCAACCACAAtccaatttaaataaattaacatttatttatttatttcctttattctttttttccatcagatatatttttaaatttatattatttatcagATTTGACAACAGTTGAAATTATTTTGAATGtgaaaaataagtatttttaattagtattttaaagtttacagattttgagaaaaacaaaaataaaaccttgagTAAACACAACTTCTCTTAAAATAAGtctatttaaaattatttattttctttgcataGTTTGGTTCATTCGCAGTGATATTTCTAgagtattattaatattattaattggatttatttaagttattttagaGGAGTTTGAGAAGGTGAATttgtaatgtttaaatgttgaaaaataaaaaaataaaactttgggCTTCCAAACATCAACTACAtcctcatttaaataaatgtataatattcatttatttcctttacaAAATCctttacagatatattttttaaattaatattattcatCGTATTTGacaaaatttaattaattttaactgtgaaaaacgtttttttagaggaatatttaatttaaaagtctaaaattttagataaaaacttttctttttaaaaataaaagtacccACAAcctcttttaaataaatttataatatttatttttataattcatcagatttgacaaattttaaaaatgatttttacttttgcaaactttaactacatttaaataaattcacaatattaatttttatctatttattcctttaatcttaattggatttatttaaattatcttAAAGCAATTCGTAATATT
This portion of the Mugil cephalus isolate CIBA_MC_2020 chromosome 22, CIBA_Mcephalus_1.1, whole genome shotgun sequence genome encodes:
- the tmem243b gene encoding transmembrane protein 243b, giving the protein MDDFSTRTYGTSGLDNRPLFGETSARDRFINIAVGGFTSLVVLLTLICSFLFPSLPPRPLNVFFAVCILLVCGSTIVLIFWYRQGDLEPKFRNLIYYMLASIVLLCLCANLYFHDVR